The Peribacillus sp. FSL P2-0133 genome has a segment encoding these proteins:
- the purF gene encoding amidophosphoribosyltransferase — protein MLAEIRSLNEECGVVGVWGHPDAAQLAYYGLHSLQHRGQEGAGIVVTDGEQMSISKGEGLVTEIFTAEKMQALSGTGKAAIGHVRYTTAGGGGYQNVQPFLFNSHTGGLALAHNGNIVNAHQLKAQLEGQGSIFQTTSDTEVLAHLIKRSGYSDVRDSVKNSLSMLKGAYAFVIMTENQMIMARDPHGFRPLSLGKIGDAYFAASETCALDIVGAEFIRDIEPGELVVINDEGITSEYFSLSSQQAMCTMEYVYFSRPDSNIDGINVHTARKNLGKQMALETKIEADVVTGVPDSSISAAIGYAEAAGIPYEMGLIKNRYVGRTFIQPSQSLREQGVKMKLSPVRGVVEGKRVIMVDDSIVRGTTSRRIVRMLKDAGAKEVHVVISSPPIKNPCFYGIDTSKKEELIANSKSVEEIREIIGADSLTFLSVEGMVEAIGRPFPGETRGSCLACFTGNYPTEIFEYEREKTKC, from the coding sequence ATGCTTGCTGAAATAAGAAGCCTAAACGAAGAGTGTGGTGTTGTTGGAGTCTGGGGACATCCGGATGCTGCACAGCTTGCTTACTACGGTTTGCATAGCTTGCAACATCGTGGTCAAGAGGGAGCAGGCATCGTCGTGACGGATGGTGAGCAGATGTCCATCTCTAAGGGCGAAGGACTTGTCACAGAGATATTCACTGCCGAAAAAATGCAGGCACTTTCCGGTACCGGAAAAGCGGCAATCGGCCATGTCCGTTATACAACGGCAGGCGGCGGCGGGTATCAAAATGTTCAGCCTTTCTTGTTCAATTCGCATACAGGAGGGCTGGCTCTTGCCCATAATGGGAATATCGTCAATGCCCATCAGTTAAAAGCACAGCTTGAAGGACAGGGAAGCATTTTTCAAACGACATCTGACACGGAAGTTCTGGCACATCTGATTAAACGCTCCGGCTACTCGGATGTAAGAGATTCCGTGAAGAACAGTTTAAGCATGCTGAAGGGAGCCTATGCCTTTGTCATCATGACCGAAAACCAAATGATCATGGCAAGAGATCCGCATGGCTTCCGTCCACTTTCCTTAGGGAAAATAGGCGATGCATATTTCGCTGCATCAGAAACATGTGCACTTGATATTGTAGGTGCAGAATTCATCCGCGATATTGAGCCGGGTGAACTCGTTGTCATTAATGATGAGGGAATCACATCCGAGTACTTTTCGCTTTCCAGTCAACAGGCAATGTGCACGATGGAGTACGTGTATTTCTCCCGTCCGGATAGCAACATTGATGGTATCAATGTCCATACGGCACGAAAAAACCTTGGCAAGCAAATGGCACTGGAAACCAAAATTGAAGCAGATGTAGTTACAGGTGTACCTGATTCCAGCATTTCGGCAGCGATTGGCTATGCTGAAGCTGCAGGCATTCCCTATGAAATGGGTTTAATAAAAAATCGGTATGTTGGACGGACGTTCATTCAGCCATCACAAAGTCTGCGTGAACAAGGCGTGAAGATGAAACTATCACCTGTAAGAGGGGTAGTGGAAGGTAAGCGGGTCATAATGGTTGATGATTCAATCGTCCGAGGGACAACGAGCAGAAGGATTGTCCGCATGTTAAAAGATGCCGGAGCTAAAGAAGTTCATGTAGTAATCAGCTCACCACCGATCAAGAATCCATGTTTTTATGGCATAGACACGTCTAAAAAGGAAGAACTGATTGCGAACTCTAAATCGGTGGAGGAAATAAGGGAAATCATCGGTGCTGATTCCTTAACTTTTTTAAGTGTCGAAGGTATGGTCGAAGCAATTGGACGACCGTTTCCTGGAGAAACGCGCGGTTCATGCCTAGCTTGTTTCACCGGAAATTATCCGACTGAAATTTTTGAATACGAACGAGAAAAAACAAAATGTTAA
- the purM gene encoding phosphoribosylformylglycinamidine cyclo-ligase has translation MANAYKQAGVDIEAGYEAVNRMKKHVKRTFRPEVMNGLGGFGGMFDLSSLNLKEPVLISGTDGVGTKLLLAFMMDKHDTIGVDCVAMCVNDVVVQGAAPLYFLDYIACGKADPERIEMIVKGIADGCEQAGCALIGGETAEMPGMYETEEYDVAGFTVGAVEKSRLITGEAISAGDVVIGLASSGIHSNGYSLVRKILLEDSGMGLHDFVPELDCKLGEELLKPTKIYVKSVLSTLEKFEVNGLAHITGGGFIENIPRILPEGCGVEIELGSWEIPTIFSFLEEKGNLVKEEMFNIFNMGIGMTAVVKKEVASDVLAHLRSCGEEASVIGTVVDGNGVSFK, from the coding sequence ATGGCTAATGCATATAAACAGGCTGGTGTGGATATTGAGGCTGGTTATGAAGCGGTAAATCGAATGAAAAAACATGTAAAGCGCACATTTCGTCCAGAAGTAATGAATGGTCTGGGCGGTTTCGGCGGCATGTTTGATTTATCTTCCTTGAACCTTAAAGAACCTGTGCTCATTTCAGGTACGGATGGAGTGGGTACAAAACTTTTGTTGGCTTTCATGATGGATAAACACGATACAATTGGAGTGGATTGTGTAGCTATGTGCGTCAATGATGTTGTCGTTCAAGGTGCTGCACCTTTATACTTTTTAGATTATATTGCCTGCGGTAAAGCAGATCCTGAACGAATTGAAATGATCGTCAAAGGAATTGCAGATGGCTGTGAGCAGGCGGGCTGTGCTTTAATCGGCGGAGAAACGGCTGAAATGCCTGGCATGTACGAGACGGAAGAATACGATGTTGCAGGTTTTACTGTAGGTGCCGTTGAAAAATCACGTCTAATTACTGGTGAAGCAATCTCGGCGGGTGACGTTGTTATTGGACTCGCTTCAAGCGGCATCCACAGTAATGGGTATTCCCTTGTTCGTAAAATCCTTCTTGAAGACTCAGGTATGGGGCTTCATGACTTCGTACCGGAACTGGATTGCAAGTTGGGAGAGGAATTATTAAAACCGACAAAAATCTATGTGAAGTCCGTTTTATCGACGTTGGAAAAATTTGAGGTTAATGGTCTTGCCCATATCACTGGTGGGGGATTCATCGAGAATATTCCGCGTATTCTTCCTGAAGGATGCGGTGTTGAAATCGAGCTCGGAAGCTGGGAAATTCCAACTATATTCTCATTCCTTGAAGAAAAAGGGAACCTTGTAAAAGAGGAAATGTTCAATATCTTCAATATGGGAATCGGAATGACGGCCGTCGTGAAAAAAGAAGTGGCATCCGATGTGCTAGCCCACCTACGTTCTTGCGGTGAAGAAGCCTCAGTTATTGGAACGGTTGTGGATGGAAATGGAGTGTCGTTCAAATAA
- the purN gene encoding phosphoribosylglycinamide formyltransferase — translation MKRLAVFASGNGSNFQSIAEAIKSGKLEAEICLVVCDREDAYVLERAKLEKIDSFSFSAKNYSNKTEYESEIFEKLRQYEIEFIILAGYMRLIGPTLLQKYSQRIVNIHPSLLPSFPGKDAIGQAFDAGVKETGVTVHYVDDGMDTGPVIAQKAVPILEGDTKDILQKRIQEMEHDLYPSVLQDICHKKLT, via the coding sequence ATGAAACGCCTTGCTGTCTTTGCATCAGGTAACGGTAGTAATTTTCAATCAATTGCTGAAGCAATAAAAAGTGGAAAGTTAGAGGCGGAAATCTGTCTTGTCGTTTGCGATCGTGAAGACGCATATGTGCTTGAGAGAGCTAAGCTTGAGAAGATTGATTCTTTCTCCTTTTCAGCGAAGAATTACTCGAACAAGACTGAGTATGAATCGGAAATCTTCGAAAAACTTCGCCAGTATGAGATAGAATTTATCATTCTGGCTGGTTATATGCGTTTGATCGGTCCGACATTATTACAAAAGTATTCACAGAGGATTGTGAACATCCACCCTTCACTTCTGCCTAGTTTTCCAGGCAAGGATGCAATTGGCCAGGCTTTTGACGCCGGAGTGAAGGAAACGGGGGTAACGGTTCATTATGTCGATGATGGAATGGACACAGGACCGGTCATTGCTCAAAAGGCAGTGCCAATTCTTGAGGGGGATACGAAAGACATCCTTCAAAAAAGGATTCAGGAAATGGAGCATGACTTGTATCCGTCAGTTTTGCAGGATATATGCCACAAGAAACTTACTTAA
- the purH gene encoding bifunctional phosphoribosylaminoimidazolecarboxamide formyltransferase/IMP cyclohydrolase: protein MKKRALISVSDKTGIVEFAQGLIEAGFEIISTGGTKKTLQDNGIEVIGISDVTGFPEILDGRVKTLHPNVHGAVLAKHDDKSHAAQLAEHNIEPIQLVCVNLYPFQATISKPEVTVEDAIENIDIGGPTMLRSSAKNHEYVTVIVDSNDYPTVLAELKQNGGVSKTTNRRLAAKVFRHTAAYDAVISEYMTELADEENPESLTVTYELKQSLRYGENPHQKAAFYKKPLGSVFSIAEANQLHGKELSYNNINDADAALQIVKEFNEPAAVAVKHMNPCGVGVGATILEAYEKAYEADATSIFGGIIALNREVDKATAEKLHEIFLEIIIAPGFTQEAVEVLTSKKNLRLLTIDFDAVKKPERKLTSIEGGLLIQDRDAHSLKDAEIKVATKREPTPEEWKAMELGWKIVKHVKSNAIVVSNDQMTLGVGAGQMNRVGAAKIALEQAGDRATGSALASDAFFPMDDTVEAAAKAGVTAIIQPGGSVKDEDSIKKADEYGITMVFTGIRHFKH from the coding sequence ATGAAGAAACGTGCATTAATTAGTGTATCGGATAAAACAGGTATCGTAGAATTTGCTCAAGGTTTAATTGAAGCAGGTTTTGAAATCATTTCTACAGGCGGTACTAAAAAAACGCTGCAGGATAATGGTATTGAGGTAATTGGAATCAGTGACGTCACCGGCTTCCCGGAAATATTGGATGGACGTGTTAAGACACTTCACCCGAATGTCCATGGAGCAGTGTTGGCAAAACATGATGACAAAAGTCACGCAGCACAGCTTGCAGAGCATAATATTGAACCCATTCAACTTGTCTGTGTGAACCTATATCCATTCCAAGCGACTATTTCCAAACCGGAAGTCACTGTGGAAGATGCTATTGAAAACATCGATATCGGTGGACCGACAATGCTTCGTTCTTCTGCTAAAAACCACGAATATGTGACTGTTATCGTTGATTCCAATGACTATCCTACCGTATTGGCTGAGCTGAAACAAAACGGCGGGGTATCAAAAACCACGAATCGCCGCCTGGCTGCAAAAGTTTTCCGCCATACAGCAGCATATGATGCCGTTATTTCAGAGTATATGACAGAGCTTGCCGATGAAGAAAATCCTGAATCATTGACTGTTACCTATGAATTGAAACAGTCGCTTCGTTATGGAGAAAATCCACATCAAAAAGCTGCATTTTATAAAAAACCGCTTGGTTCCGTTTTCTCAATTGCAGAAGCGAATCAATTACATGGAAAAGAACTTTCATACAACAACATTAATGATGCTGATGCAGCACTTCAAATCGTTAAAGAATTCAATGAGCCAGCTGCCGTTGCAGTCAAACATATGAATCCTTGCGGCGTCGGTGTCGGTGCGACCATTTTGGAAGCATATGAAAAAGCTTATGAGGCAGATGCCACTTCCATTTTCGGCGGGATCATCGCTTTGAACCGTGAAGTTGATAAGGCGACTGCGGAGAAGCTTCATGAAATTTTCCTTGAAATCATCATTGCTCCTGGGTTTACACAAGAGGCAGTGGAAGTATTGACAAGCAAGAAAAACCTTCGTTTATTAACGATCGATTTCGACGCGGTTAAAAAGCCTGAACGCAAATTGACATCCATTGAAGGCGGATTACTTATTCAAGATCGGGATGCACATAGCTTAAAGGATGCTGAGATAAAAGTGGCAACTAAGCGTGAGCCTACCCCTGAAGAGTGGAAAGCCATGGAGCTTGGCTGGAAAATCGTGAAACATGTCAAGTCGAATGCAATAGTGGTTAGTAACGATCAAATGACATTAGGTGTTGGCGCAGGTCAAATGAACCGTGTGGGAGCTGCAAAAATTGCTCTGGAACAAGCTGGGGATAGAGCGACAGGAAGTGCATTGGCATCAGATGCTTTCTTCCCAATGGATGATACTGTAGAAGCGGCAGCGAAAGCGGGCGTCACGGCAATCATTCAGCCTGGTGGATCTGTTAAAGATGAGGATTCAATCAAGAAAGCTGATGAATATGGGATTACGATGGTGTTTACAGGAATTCGTCACTTTAAACATTAA
- the purD gene encoding phosphoribosylamine--glycine ligase, translating into MNVLVIGRGGREHAIARKLFESKRVGTVFAAPGNPGMTDVATLVPIDENNHGDLVAFAKKNAVSLTVIGPETPLLNGLTDDFTEAGLQVFGPNGRAAVIEGSKSFAKDLMKNYSIPTAEYETFSDYDSAKAYIEKMGAPIVIKADGLAAGKGVVVAMTMEEALDAIHDMLVGAKFGEASAKVVIEEFLDGEEFSLMAFVNGEKVYPMVIAQDHKRVFDGDQGPNTGGMGAYSPVPQISDEMIQTAVETILKPTVNAMISENRSFTGILYAGLIATEKGTKVIEFNARFGDPETQVVLPRLKTDFVDTLEAVLSGEDLELEWHEEAVLGVVVAADGYPGEYKKGSIIKGLEKIDPNAHVYHAGTALDSEGNFISNGGRVLLVAAKGKDLSSAQAEVYKELGHIEKDGLFWRTDIGYRAIKYNFSS; encoded by the coding sequence ATGAATGTATTAGTAATTGGCCGGGGCGGCAGGGAGCATGCCATAGCCCGCAAACTATTTGAAAGTAAACGGGTTGGGACTGTTTTTGCAGCACCGGGAAATCCAGGGATGACCGATGTAGCGACTCTTGTTCCGATTGATGAAAACAATCACGGGGATTTGGTTGCCTTTGCCAAGAAGAATGCAGTTTCATTAACCGTGATCGGGCCCGAAACCCCATTGTTGAATGGACTTACCGATGATTTTACGGAGGCAGGATTACAGGTATTTGGCCCTAATGGCCGTGCTGCAGTCATCGAGGGGAGTAAATCCTTTGCTAAAGATTTAATGAAGAACTACAGCATTCCGACAGCAGAATATGAAACATTTTCTGATTATGATTCAGCAAAGGCATATATCGAAAAAATGGGTGCACCCATCGTCATTAAAGCGGATGGTTTGGCTGCAGGAAAAGGTGTCGTAGTTGCCATGACGATGGAAGAAGCGTTAGACGCCATCCATGATATGCTAGTCGGAGCAAAGTTCGGCGAAGCATCTGCCAAAGTCGTTATTGAGGAATTCCTTGATGGTGAGGAATTTTCATTGATGGCATTCGTTAATGGGGAAAAAGTGTATCCGATGGTCATTGCTCAAGATCATAAGCGGGTTTTTGATGGAGATCAGGGTCCGAACACAGGTGGAATGGGTGCCTACTCACCGGTGCCGCAAATTTCCGATGAAATGATTCAGACCGCAGTCGAAACAATTCTTAAGCCCACGGTAAATGCGATGATTTCGGAGAATCGGAGTTTTACAGGAATATTATATGCCGGGTTGATCGCTACCGAAAAAGGCACAAAAGTCATTGAGTTCAATGCCCGTTTTGGCGATCCTGAAACGCAAGTTGTTTTACCGCGCCTAAAAACAGATTTCGTAGATACGCTTGAAGCGGTTCTTTCTGGAGAGGATTTAGAACTTGAGTGGCATGAAGAGGCCGTTCTTGGAGTGGTCGTCGCAGCTGATGGATATCCAGGGGAATATAAAAAGGGTTCTATCATTAAAGGCTTGGAAAAAATTGATCCGAACGCCCATGTTTACCATGCTGGAACGGCTCTCGATAGTGAGGGGAATTTCATCTCGAATGGCGGACGTGTACTTCTGGTTGCTGCAAAAGGGAAAGATTTGTCATCTGCCCAAGCTGAAGTATATAAAGAGTTAGGGCATATTGAGAAAGACGGCTTATTCTGGCGAACGGATATTGGCTACCGTGCAATAAAATACAATTTTTCATCATAA
- a CDS encoding YgaP-like transmembrane domain, with translation MKFKQNISIINALMRITCGFTLLTWAMAKMVKKPWKNQSYIFVVMLSAMKIGEGILRYCPVVDAMENGQNLMKNEPKQEKHTNQSDSY, from the coding sequence GTGAAGTTTAAACAAAATATCAGTATAATAAATGCATTAATGCGAATTACCTGTGGTTTTACATTGCTAACATGGGCTATGGCTAAAATGGTAAAAAAACCATGGAAAAACCAATCTTATATATTTGTGGTCATGCTTTCTGCCATGAAAATAGGCGAAGGCATTCTCCGATATTGTCCTGTTGTCGATGCAATGGAAAACGGACAAAACTTAATGAAGAATGAACCAAAACAGGAGAAGCACACTAATCAATCTGATTCATATTAA